From the Panulirus ornatus isolate Po-2019 chromosome 46, ASM3632096v1, whole genome shotgun sequence genome, one window contains:
- the LOC139763150 gene encoding peptidylglycine alpha-hydroxylating monooxygenase-like, whose product MALRVVACVALLLALTATALTKEILQKFPLLMPHVKPERVDTYFCTPIRVDPTQEYYITAFQPNGSMETAHHMLIYGCETPGSDEEVWNCGEMALAQPGITTAPVCGSGSQVIYAWAKDAPKLVLPEGVAFRVGGNTPIQYIVLQVHYSSVEKFKDGSTDESGVFLYYTKTPQPKSAGVLLLGTGGRINPHSVEYMESACTIDEDKTIHPFAFRTHTHALGRVVSGYKVTRQGYVDNWQLIGKKDPQLPQMFYPVENDLVFHKGDTVAARCTMESKRDRTTRIGSTNEDEMCNFYMMYWTEGPVMKKKTCFSLGPPFYYWTRVGLNNVPDRDASSLPVGTSAKDQGINSHQM is encoded by the coding sequence ATGGCCTTGCGAGTGGTTGCGTGTGTTGCCTTACTCCTGGCCCTCACGGCCACAGCTCTCACCAAAGAAATACTTCAGAAAttcccgcttctcatgccacatgtgaAGCCTGAAAGGGTCGACACGTACTTCTGCACCCCTATCAGGGTAGACCCTACACAGGAGTACTACATCACGGCCTTCCAGCCCAACGGGAGCATGGAAACTGCTCACCACATGCTGATTTATGGGTGCGAGACGCCTGGCAGTGACGAGGAGGTGTGGAACTGTGGCGAAATGGCCCTGGCCCAGCCAGGGATCACCACCGCTCCTGTCTGCGGCTCCGGCTCACAGGTGATCTATGCCTGGGCCAAGGATGCTCCAAAATTGGTGCTGCCTGAGGGAGTAGCCTTCAGAGTAGGAGGCAACACTCCCATCCAGTACATCGTGTTACAGGTCCATTATTCTTCAGTTGAGAAATTCAAAGATGGGTCCACAGATGAATCTGGAGTGTTCCTGTATTACACCAAGACACCGCAGCCTAAGTCAGCAGGGGTCTTACTGCTGGGTACTGGCGGTCGTATCAATCCTCACAGTGTGGAGTACATGGAGTCTGCCTGCACCATCGATGAGGACAAGACCATCCACCCCTTCGCCttccgcacgcacacacatgcccTTGGTCGTGTTGTGTCAGGATACAAGGTAACGCGTCAAGGCTATGTGGACAACTGGCAATTGATTGGTAAGAAAGACCCACAGTTGCCCCAGATGTTCTACCCTGTTGAGAATGATCTCGTTTTTCACAAAGGCGATACTGTGGCTGCGCGTTGCACTATGGAGAGCAAGCGAGACCGTACCACCAGGATTGGCTCCACGAATGAGGATGAGATGTGTAACTTCTATATGATGTATTGGACTGAAGGCCCAGTCATGAAGAAAAAGACCTGCTTCTCCCTTGGACCACCCTTTTATTACTGGACCCGTGTTGGCCTCAACAACGTACCTGACAGGGACGCTTCATCTCTGCCTGTTGGTACTTCGGCTAAGGATCAGGGCATCAATTCACACCAAATGTAG